TTAGAAGATTAAGAGGACACGAAAAAAAGCATAATTCAATGTTAATTCATGTTGCATTATATGTAAAATGGATTGATAGAGTTGCTCTTTTGGTTAATGAAAGAATGAAAGATTTTAAAAACTATATTAGTGGTACTGATTCTAAATTTTTAAAAGAATTAGAAGAACTATATATTAATGATTTCATGCCTACAACTGAAAATGTACTTGAAAATATTGATTATACAGATAGTAGAATTGAGTTACATGATTGGGAAAAGGTTAAGTCTGAACTAAAAAAGGCAGCTTCTAAAATAGATATTAGAGCTGTGCATGGTACTCGTTCAACTACAAATTTGGAATATAAGAATATTGATGAAATTGACTATTCTAGATATGAAGATGGTTTGTCTGTAATAGCTGTTGGTGGTGGCAGATTGGCTAGAGGTATAACATTGGAGGGTTTGTCAATAAGTTATTATTTGAGAACTACCAGAATGTATGATTCATTAATGCAAATGGGTAGATGGTTTGGTTACAGACCTGGTTATGTTGATTTGTGTAGATTATATACAACAGCACAAATTTACGAGTGGTTTAATCATATTACTATGGCAACTGAAGAAATGAGATATGACTTTGATGAAATGACAACCAGAAATTTAAAACCAAAAGATTTTAGGTTAAAAGTACGTAATCATCATGGTTTATTAGCTATTACAAGCGTCGCAAAACTTTTTTGGGCTCAAGATATAACGATGTCTTTTTCTGGTTCAAATCCTCAAACCTATTTATTATTTAAGGATGAAAAATCAATCCTTAATAATTTTAATATCCTAAAAACATTATTTGAAAGACTAGGATTTCCAAGCTATTTAAATATTAAAACGAAAAGAAATAAAACAAGGTATTTGTTATATAGAAATGTTGATTTAGATGTTTTAACTGATTTTATTGAAAATTATAAAATCAATATCCCATCTATTAATAATCAGGTTATCTCGGACTACATTAAACTTCAACAAACCAAAAATAATATCAAGGAATGGAATGTTTGTATTGTTTCAAATACGAGTGATAAAGTATTGTTATATGATGAAGGTGTTGTTAGAAAACCAGAAAACAGACGGGAGTATGAACCTCAAAAATACAACCTTGCTGCCAATGGTAAAACTATAGAATTAGTATGCAGTGTGAGAAATCAAACTGAACAATCTGATTTATATAAAATCACAAAAAACCAAATTGATGATATTGTAGATCGTCAAGTTGACCTCTTAGAAGGAGGAAGCGGAAGTATAAAAGAACGAAGAGCAAGAGAAGGTAAAGGATTACTTCTAATTTATGCTTTAGATGCTAGAGGAACAACCAATGTTGGAAATGAAATTCCAATTATCGGTTACAGCTTACATTTTCCAAGAATAGAGGATGAAGTTCAAGTTTCCTATTCGGCTACAATTTATGATGAACTTGACAAGGAACCAATGGAGGATGATGATAATTTAGAAAACGAATAATTATGGTTAGTATCAAATCTATATGGGAAAGTCATGTTCCTACTGATGAAATAATTATAAAAACTCAAATTGAGGATGTAAAGCCATTCAAATGTTTTGCAGCTACAAATCATATAACAGGTAATCATTTATTCATATTTGAGACTTCTTTAAATGCAAAATACCCCGAGTTTAAAAATTTTAAATTCAAAGGGTTATTTATTGAAGTTTATGATTTTACTGAAACTAAAGAATTACACATTTATTTGTTAGACAATCAGCTTAAAGATATTTTTAGCTTATTTATTGAAAATATTATTGAAGATATTTCAAAATGTGTGACTGAAAATGAAGCATTAGTTGAAACTTCTAATGTTGTTTT
The window above is part of the Flavobacterium sp. N1994 genome. Proteins encoded here:
- a CDS encoding Z1 domain-containing protein, whose translation is MSDIKNSARLIAHTLLSHAKENGDITDEIILSVIDRVETTMASINQVIDKRELFEILVADFSIGKGSITLMSDDLTPWLYSKKAEINWELWNRYESYMYEKDPSFPINDLDDFTDKILDKCVNPKEQGSWDRRGMVVGHVQSGKTSNYVGLINKATDAGYKVIIVIAGTISSLRRQTQERIDEGYIGKSSSAYINNYGENKIIGVGKYKVDTDIYSLTSSFYRTGDEGDFNQGIANRLNIPIGKNPVVFVIKKNKSILENLIDWFSKDSNIKMIDGQPKLFDVPALIIDDEADAASVNATKDINEIKTINKLIRTLLNVFDQNTFIGYTATPYANLFIPQDFNDELTTDVKGKKYFIGQDLFPKDFIINIVAPKNYIGAAKIFGLENPITGESHEPLDVFRVIDDYDPPFFKTINKNNKDDLPEYLPESLETALKSFILTCAIRRLRGHEKKHNSMLIHVALYVKWIDRVALLVNERMKDFKNYISGTDSKFLKELEELYINDFMPTTENVLENIDYTDSRIELHDWEKVKSELKKAASKIDIRAVHGTRSTTNLEYKNIDEIDYSRYEDGLSVIAVGGGRLARGITLEGLSISYYLRTTRMYDSLMQMGRWFGYRPGYVDLCRLYTTAQIYEWFNHITMATEEMRYDFDEMTTRNLKPKDFRLKVRNHHGLLAITSVAKLFWAQDITMSFSGSNPQTYLLFKDEKSILNNFNILKTLFERLGFPSYLNIKTKRNKTRYLLYRNVDLDVLTDFIENYKINIPSINNQVISDYIKLQQTKNNIKEWNVCIVSNTSDKVLLYDEGVVRKPENRREYEPQKYNLAANGKTIELVCSVRNQTEQSDLYKITKNQIDDIVDRQVDLLEGGSGSIKERRAREGKGLLLIYALDARGTTNVGNEIPIIGYSLHFPRIEDEVQVSYSATIYDELDKEPMEDDDNLENE